The Bacteroidota bacterium genome has a segment encoding these proteins:
- a CDS encoding isocitrate/isopropylmalate family dehydrogenase, with product MAKRTIVALPGDGIGKTALNEAIRVLEASGFDADYVYGDIGWEFWRKEGNALPDRTIDLLRKHKIGLFGAITSKPKDDAAAELDTSLQGKGFIYSSPIVGLRQLFDLDICIRPCKSYIGNPLNFVRRGQGGAIEEPQVDVVIFRQNTECLYSGVEWTNPPDQVYEAFKTHKSFLKNFGHVPKEEIAISARIFTKKYTTRIVKAAFEYAKKYGYKSVTVCEKPNVIRETSGMMLKIAKEMQKKDYPGIALWNTNIDAQMMWLTKNPEDYGVIVAGNMFGDIVSDGFAGLIGGLGFAASANLGENIAVFEPTHGSAPKYADYQVPIVNPIAMIEAACMMLDFINEKVIAANIRKAIASVVVEGKVRTYDMLKLTGKPDVLQKGAASTRQMTDAIIAKLV from the coding sequence ATGGCTAAAAGGACAATAGTTGCCCTCCCGGGTGATGGTATCGGAAAAACCGCACTGAATGAAGCTATCAGGGTGCTGGAAGCATCAGGATTTGATGCTGATTATGTTTACGGTGATATTGGATGGGAATTCTGGCGTAAAGAAGGAAATGCCCTACCAGACAGAACAATTGATTTACTTAGGAAACATAAAATCGGATTATTTGGAGCCATCACATCCAAACCGAAAGACGATGCCGCCGCAGAACTGGACACTTCCTTACAGGGAAAAGGCTTTATTTACTCCAGTCCAATTGTCGGATTGCGTCAACTTTTCGATCTGGACATCTGCATTCGTCCATGCAAATCATATATAGGTAATCCGTTAAATTTTGTCCGCCGGGGACAAGGAGGAGCCATTGAAGAGCCACAAGTCGATGTGGTGATCTTCAGGCAGAACACGGAATGCCTCTATAGTGGTGTCGAATGGACTAATCCCCCTGATCAGGTCTACGAAGCATTTAAGACACATAAAAGTTTTCTAAAAAATTTCGGACATGTTCCAAAAGAGGAAATAGCCATATCGGCACGCATTTTTACAAAAAAATACACCACCCGCATCGTGAAAGCGGCTTTTGAATATGCAAAAAAATATGGTTATAAATCAGTCACAGTTTGCGAAAAACCGAACGTCATACGCGAAACATCAGGTATGATGCTTAAGATTGCCAAAGAAATGCAGAAAAAGGACTACCCTGGTATTGCGCTTTGGAACACCAATATCGATGCACAGATGATGTGGCTGACCAAAAATCCTGAGGATTATGGTGTGATCGTCGCTGGAAACATGTTCGGAGATATTGTTTCCGACGGTTTTGCCGGACTTATAGGTGGCCTTGGATTTGCTGCCAGCGCCAACCTGGGTGAAAATATTGCAGTCTTCGAACCCACACATGGTTCAGCACCAAAATATGCAGACTACCAGGTTCCCATAGTCAATCCAATTGCCATGATTGAAGCAGCATGCATGATGCTTGACTTCATTAATGAAAAAGTTATCGCTGCGAATATCCGCAAAGCCATTGCATCTGTCGTTGTTGAAGGTAAAGTCAGAACTTATGATATGCTGAAATTGACAGGAAAACCTGATGTATTGCAGAAAGGCGCTGCATCAACACGGCAAATGACCGATGCAATTATTGCCAAACTTGTATGA
- a CDS encoding HDIG domain-containing protein: MINIKELWPELDWIKDQDLREKTSHTWELAFEKSVLTPDDLNRIPFTLLAGPGLKVTFMEHKRAVVHLAKASGELINDFFKNELPVNMDVLIAGAILADVGKLLEYTKDENGKSAQGVYGQYLRHPFSGVSLAEQCGVPAEVCHIIATHAGEGDMVKRTTEAYIVHHADFMTFEPFKDRLKVKK, encoded by the coding sequence ATGATAAACATTAAAGAATTATGGCCTGAACTGGATTGGATAAAAGATCAAGATCTCCGTGAAAAGACATCTCATACGTGGGAGCTTGCTTTTGAGAAAAGTGTTCTCACTCCTGATGACCTAAACAGAATACCATTCACATTATTGGCCGGCCCTGGTCTGAAAGTTACATTTATGGAGCATAAACGAGCTGTTGTTCACTTGGCAAAGGCCAGTGGAGAACTCATCAACGATTTCTTCAAGAATGAACTTCCCGTAAACATGGATGTGCTTATTGCAGGTGCCATACTGGCTGATGTCGGTAAACTGCTGGAATACACCAAAGACGAGAATGGCAAATCAGCACAGGGAGTATACGGACAATATCTGAGGCATCCTTTCTCAGGTGTATCACTTGCCGAACAATGCGGTGTTCCTGCTGAGGTGTGCCATATTATTGCCACGCATGCAGGTGAAGGTGATATGGTGAAACGCACAACGGAAGCTTATATCGTCCACCATGCCGATTTCATGACTTTTGAACCATTTAAAGACAGATTGAAAGTAAAAAAATAA
- a CDS encoding aconitase/3-isopropylmalate dehydratase large subunit family protein, with translation MNLVEKIIASHSKYPVVKPGDIVDIDLDVRAARDFGGANVVKSMVDNHLSIDDPGKTFFTFDCNPTGSDQKYAINQQVCRLFAREHGIKVFDIDTGIGTHLLIREGLAFPGCTAVTTDSHANILGAIGAFGQGMGDQDIAAAWSKGKVWFKVPPSVKITLHGKRPANLTAKDIVLNLLALYGANQLLGYSVEIYGEEVDKLTLDERITIASMGTEMGVIILLFTPNQSVIDYCEAISGKKIQPVKADPDAQYEMVFDLDISSFVQRVSRPGKPHDAVPAEEVKKIKIDSAFIGSCTNGRIEDMRVTARILKGSKLAPGVVLKIVPATNEIWMQCLEEGIISIFKEAGALVSNAGCAGCAAGQVGQNGPGEVTISTGNRNFPGKQGKGEVYLASPDIVAASAIAGYITTPDDIPSHPALFAVKERAEKSSDSALREKTSETKPLTVEGRVWLVKEDNIDTDMIFHNRYLTITDIKEMGQYTFDNLKGYNDFAKRAKSGDIVITQKNFGSGSSRQQAVDCFKSLGISVILAESFGAIYERNAINAAFPIMTYKSLEDLDLAEADTIRINFETGEIKNLKNNKTIWADKMSEVQMEIYQNGGLF, from the coding sequence ATGAATTTAGTTGAAAAAATTATAGCCAGTCATTCAAAATATCCGGTGGTAAAACCCGGAGATATTGTTGACATTGACCTTGACGTTCGTGCTGCGCGTGATTTCGGAGGTGCCAACGTGGTAAAAAGCATGGTGGATAATCATCTTTCCATTGATGATCCGGGGAAAACTTTCTTCACATTTGACTGTAATCCCACTGGTTCTGATCAAAAATATGCCATTAACCAGCAGGTATGCCGCCTGTTTGCCAGGGAACACGGTATAAAGGTGTTTGATATCGACACCGGAATCGGAACTCACCTCCTTATTCGTGAAGGTCTTGCCTTTCCGGGTTGTACGGCAGTGACGACTGATTCCCATGCAAATATACTCGGAGCTATCGGAGCATTCGGTCAGGGTATGGGTGACCAGGATATTGCTGCAGCATGGAGTAAAGGTAAAGTGTGGTTTAAGGTACCACCATCTGTTAAAATCACCCTTCATGGTAAACGACCCGCCAATCTTACAGCAAAAGACATTGTTCTTAATCTTCTTGCCCTTTATGGCGCCAATCAATTGCTGGGCTACTCCGTTGAAATTTATGGTGAAGAGGTCGATAAGCTGACTCTTGATGAGAGAATTACCATCGCTTCAATGGGCACAGAGATGGGAGTCATAATTTTGCTATTTACTCCGAATCAATCCGTCATCGATTATTGTGAAGCCATTAGCGGTAAAAAAATCCAGCCTGTAAAAGCTGATCCAGATGCACAATATGAAATGGTTTTCGACCTGGATATCTCCTCCTTTGTTCAGAGGGTGTCACGTCCGGGAAAACCTCATGATGCTGTTCCTGCCGAGGAGGTGAAAAAGATTAAAATCGATTCGGCATTTATCGGTAGTTGTACAAATGGCCGCATTGAAGATATGCGTGTTACAGCCAGAATATTGAAAGGAAGTAAATTAGCACCGGGTGTAGTTCTGAAAATTGTACCCGCAACAAATGAGATATGGATGCAATGCCTTGAAGAGGGCATCATATCCATCTTTAAAGAAGCAGGTGCATTAGTATCTAATGCAGGTTGTGCAGGTTGTGCTGCCGGACAAGTAGGACAAAACGGACCGGGAGAAGTAACCATCAGCACCGGAAATCGTAATTTTCCCGGCAAACAAGGTAAAGGTGAAGTATATCTCGCTTCCCCTGATATTGTCGCAGCTTCAGCAATCGCTGGGTATATTACAACCCCTGACGATATTCCTTCACATCCGGCATTATTTGCAGTAAAGGAAAGAGCTGAGAAATCAAGCGATTCAGCTTTACGGGAGAAAACATCCGAGACTAAACCGTTAACGGTCGAAGGCCGTGTATGGCTTGTAAAAGAGGATAATATCGACACCGACATGATCTTTCATAATCGTTACCTGACCATTACGGATATTAAGGAAATGGGACAATATACATTTGACAATCTTAAAGGTTATAATGATTTCGCCAAAAGGGCCAAATCTGGTGATATCGTGATTACTCAAAAGAATTTTGGCAGTGGCAGTTCACGTCAACAAGCCGTCGATTGCTTTAAATCTCTCGGTATCAGCGTTATTCTTGCTGAGTCATTTGGTGCTATTTATGAGCGGAATGCCATAAATGCTGCATTTCCTATTATGACCTACAAATCACTTGAGGATCTTGATTTAGCAGAAGCTGATACCATCAGGATTAATTTTGAAACCGGTGAAATCAAGAATTTAAAAAATAATAAAACGATCTGGGCTGATAAGATGTCAGAAGTGCAGATGGAGATTTACCAGAACGGTGGGCTGTTTTAA
- the nrfH gene encoding cytochrome c nitrite reductase small subunit yields the protein MRRIIQFLTPPLRWRIPAIVLSGFFTGFFLYIIFISKAVSYISDDPKACVNCHIMSPEYATWNHSSHRKVCTCNDCHVPQDNFLVKYLYKAKDGMKHATYFTLRLEPQVILIEEGGQDVVQKNCLRCHKKLFINNPVFTITQAQPRIFVNRRCWDCHAEVPHGKVHSLSSVPYARVPFPSSPIPEWLNCLLK from the coding sequence ATGAGAAGGATTATTCAATTCCTCACACCTCCTTTGAGATGGAGAATTCCTGCTATAGTGCTTTCAGGATTTTTCACGGGCTTCTTTCTGTATATTATCTTTATATCAAAGGCTGTATCTTATATATCGGATGATCCAAAAGCCTGTGTCAACTGTCATATAATGTCTCCAGAGTATGCCACATGGAATCACAGTTCCCACCGGAAAGTTTGCACTTGTAATGATTGTCATGTACCTCAGGATAATTTTCTTGTCAAGTACTTATATAAAGCAAAGGATGGTATGAAGCATGCCACTTATTTTACTCTCAGGTTAGAACCACAGGTTATCCTGATCGAAGAGGGAGGACAGGATGTGGTGCAGAAAAATTGTTTACGATGCCATAAAAAGCTCTTCATAAATAATCCAGTTTTTACAATAACTCAAGCTCAACCAAGAATTTTCGTTAACAGGCGTTGCTGGGATTGTCATGCCGAAGTCCCCCATGGTAAAGTACACAGCCTATCAAGTGTTCCGTATGCAAGGGTACCCTTCCCCTCTTCACCTATACCTGAATGGCTTAATTGTTTATTAAAATAA
- the nrfA gene encoding ammonia-forming cytochrome c nitrite reductase, with product MKSLSQSIKDKPWMGWFIFFISLIIVFLLGLLASSIIERRTEATYTNKPVVKYSQWEPRSARWGQNFPQEYQSFLKTSDTSFRSMFGGSATIDMLSIEPKLVILWAGYSFSKDYKQGRGHFYSITDIHNTLRTGAPMTPDAGPQPNTCWTCKSPDVPRVMNEIGISEFYKGKWASRGAEIVNPIGCADCHDATTQNLKITRPSLIEAFERTGRDITTVEYQELRSLVCAQCHVEYYFQKETNYLTFPWDKGVTVESVEEYYDTNNFVDWIHQLSRTPMIKAQHPDYELFTTGIHYERGVSCPDCHMPYYNEGGQKFTDHHIQSPLNNITNSCQVCHRESEETLRENVYERQEKVFQIKTVAEELLCRAHIEAKAAWDAGATENEMRPALKFIRQAQWRWDFVAASHGASFHSPVESLRILAASIGKAQDARLLLTRILNARGIYSPIELPELSTKEQAQIYIGLNLEKAREEKKQFLDIITPYWLKQAVEREAKYTLKQL from the coding sequence ATGAAATCATTAAGTCAAAGTATCAAAGACAAACCATGGATGGGATGGTTTATATTCTTCATTTCTCTCATCATTGTTTTTCTTCTTGGACTCTTAGCTTCATCCATCATAGAACGACGCACCGAAGCTACTTATACAAATAAACCTGTAGTCAAATATTCGCAATGGGAACCGCGCAGTGCGCGGTGGGGTCAAAACTTCCCTCAGGAATATCAGTCCTTTTTAAAAACCAGCGACACATCATTCAGAAGTATGTTTGGAGGCAGCGCGACAATTGATATGCTCAGTATCGAGCCAAAACTGGTCATTTTATGGGCAGGCTATAGCTTTTCAAAAGATTATAAGCAGGGACGGGGGCATTTCTATTCGATAACGGATATTCATAATACTCTGCGCACGGGGGCACCAATGACTCCAGACGCTGGACCACAGCCAAATACATGCTGGACATGTAAAAGCCCTGATGTTCCAAGAGTCATGAATGAAATTGGAATTTCAGAATTTTATAAAGGGAAATGGGCTTCGCGTGGAGCAGAAATAGTAAATCCTATTGGCTGTGCCGATTGTCATGATGCTACAACACAAAACCTTAAGATCACCCGGCCATCTCTTATTGAAGCTTTTGAACGTACCGGACGTGACATTACCACGGTCGAATACCAGGAGTTACGTTCCCTGGTGTGTGCACAATGCCATGTAGAGTATTATTTCCAAAAGGAAACTAATTATCTGACTTTTCCTTGGGATAAAGGTGTGACTGTTGAGTCAGTAGAAGAATATTATGACACAAATAATTTTGTTGACTGGATACATCAGCTAAGCCGTACACCGATGATTAAGGCGCAACATCCTGATTATGAATTATTCACGACTGGAATTCATTATGAACGAGGTGTTTCATGCCCCGATTGTCATATGCCTTATTATAATGAGGGAGGACAAAAATTTACGGATCACCACATACAGAGTCCGTTAAACAATATCACCAATTCATGTCAGGTATGCCATCGTGAAAGTGAAGAAACACTGAGAGAAAATGTGTATGAGCGACAGGAGAAAGTGTTTCAGATTAAAACTGTTGCCGAAGAGTTGCTCTGCAGGGCTCATATCGAAGCCAAAGCTGCCTGGGATGCTGGTGCCACCGAAAATGAAATGCGACCTGCTCTTAAATTTATCCGACAGGCACAGTGGCGCTGGGACTTTGTTGCAGCAAGTCATGGTGCTTCATTCCATTCTCCAGTTGAATCCCTCAGAATCCTGGCAGCTTCTATTGGCAAAGCTCAGGATGCCAGGTTATTGCTTACCAGAATATTAAATGCTCGCGGTATTTATTCACCTATTGAATTACCAGAATTATCAACAAAAGAACAAGCACAGATATATATTGGCCTTAACCTGGAAAAAGCCAGAGAGGAAAAGAAACAATTCCTTGATATAATTACCCCCTACTGGTTAAAGCAAGCAGTAGAACGTGAGGCGAAATACACTTTAAAACAATTATAG
- a CDS encoding biotin/lipoate A/B protein ligase family protein, translating to MLIIDRQETNPYFNIAAEEYFFKSFTEDIFMLWQNESSVIIGKHQNPEVEVNQDYILKYNIPVIRRISGGGAVYNDLGNINYTYIITGEIGKLVDYFRFTSPIIEFLQTFGIHAKLENKSNLTINGEKFSGNAEHIHKTRVLHHGTILFSTSLNDLKAALNVQNMTLSGYSVRSKKSNVTNIIKFLNYKYDLQQFKASLLKFIFNKNLNNNVYILSEKDKKIINELVVTKYSTKKWNYDYSNR from the coding sequence ATGTTAATTATTGACAGACAAGAGACTAATCCCTATTTTAATATTGCCGCTGAAGAGTATTTTTTCAAATCTTTCACAGAGGATATTTTCATGCTGTGGCAAAATGAATCTTCAGTAATCATTGGCAAGCATCAAAATCCTGAGGTAGAAGTCAATCAGGACTATATTTTAAAGTATAATATCCCTGTTATTCGCAGAATTTCCGGTGGAGGTGCTGTTTATAATGACCTTGGAAATATCAATTATACGTATATTATCACAGGTGAAATAGGCAAATTAGTTGACTATTTCCGATTTACATCTCCTATTATAGAGTTTCTTCAGACATTTGGTATTCATGCGAAACTTGAAAACAAAAGTAATTTAACAATTAATGGGGAAAAATTTTCAGGTAATGCTGAACATATTCATAAAACAAGGGTATTGCATCATGGAACAATTTTGTTTTCCACCTCTCTTAATGACTTGAAAGCAGCTTTAAATGTGCAAAATATGACCCTCTCCGGCTATTCAGTTCGATCAAAAAAAAGCAACGTCACCAATATTATAAAATTTTTAAATTATAAATATGATTTACAACAATTTAAAGCGTCTCTTTTAAAATTTATATTTAATAAAAATCTAAATAATAATGTATATATCTTGAGTGAAAAAGACAAAAAAATAATCAATGAATTGGTTGTCACAAAATACAGTACAAAAAAGTGGAATTATGACTATAGCAATAGATGA
- a CDS encoding FAD-binding protein, protein MTSRKILYNNIIDLKYSIDGDILIDETSRLIYATDASVFREIPLAIVRPKNKEDIKKLIAFAHQEQLSLIPRGAGTSLAGQVVGNGIVVDISRYMTQILEVNKTEFWVRVEPGVVLDELNKYLQPYGLFFGPETSTSNRCTIGGMVGNNACGAHSLIYGSTRDHTLSMKVILSDGSEAEFGRMTNDEFQKKCSSDNLENVIYKNIREILTEPSNQQEIRSQYPDRTLRRRNTGYAIDELLETLPFTQSTEPFNFCKILAGSEGTLAFAYDIKLNLVPLPFKEKVLQCVHFHRLRDAFYGNLIALKYYPGAIELIDRIIIEQTKHNIEQLKNRFFIIGDPAAILIIEFTGSSREELLEKTSILEAEMRQQDLGYHFSYVFGNDINKVWNLRKAGLGLLSNIPGDAKPVAVIEDTAVNPKVLPDYIEELQKLLNKYKLSCTYHAHIATGELHVRPVLNMKDEKQIRLFHDIALETAKLVKKYKGSFSGEHGDGRLRGEFIPLMIGEKNYHLLKRIKAAWDPDNIFNPGKITDTPPITTNLRYKPGQFTRDIPVFFDYTTTMGFQRAVEQCNGSGDCRKSALIGGTMCPSYMATMDENLTTRARANILREFISNSTKKNPFNHREIYDILDLCLSCKGCKAECPSSVDITKYKAEFLQHYYDKHIIPFRTRAIANVAILNKVCARFPAFVNFLMSKKISSKLIKWILGFAAPRTMPLLFDTTMTHWAGKNHHLFFPSGKYIGKVYFFADEFTEYYDTSIGIKAVQLLTHLGYEVQIPHHKESGRSFLSKGLVRKAKKLANRNVELLHPLISKETPLVGIEPSTILTFRDEYPELVRADLRIEAKNLSAHVFMLDEFIANEIKENRIIKEQFTRESRHIMLHGHCHQKALSSTTSSKEILSLPENYTVEEIPSGCCGMAGSFGFEKEHYEMSMKVGELILFPAVRKATSDVLIAATGTSCRHHIKDGTGRIAYHPVEILYDALLR, encoded by the coding sequence ATGACCAGCCGCAAGATACTATATAACAACATAATAGATTTAAAATATTCTATCGATGGAGATATCCTGATTGATGAAACTTCCCGGTTGATATATGCTACCGATGCTTCAGTATTCAGGGAAATACCTTTGGCGATTGTCAGACCAAAGAACAAAGAAGATATTAAAAAGCTGATTGCATTTGCCCATCAGGAACAGTTATCTTTAATACCGCGTGGTGCCGGAACATCTCTTGCCGGACAAGTTGTTGGAAATGGTATCGTAGTGGATATATCAAGATACATGACTCAGATTCTTGAAGTCAATAAAACTGAATTCTGGGTGCGTGTTGAGCCTGGGGTCGTATTGGATGAATTAAATAAATATTTGCAGCCTTATGGACTATTCTTCGGACCGGAAACATCTACTTCGAACCGTTGCACAATTGGAGGTATGGTCGGAAATAATGCATGTGGAGCACATTCTTTAATTTATGGCAGTACACGTGATCATACGCTTTCAATGAAAGTTATTTTAAGCGATGGTTCTGAAGCTGAGTTTGGTCGTATGACAAATGATGAATTCCAAAAAAAATGCTCTAGCGATAATCTGGAGAACGTCATATACAAAAACATTCGTGAAATTCTTACTGAGCCTTCAAATCAGCAGGAAATCAGGTCGCAATACCCCGACCGGACTTTACGTAGACGAAATACTGGATATGCTATTGACGAATTGCTCGAAACTTTACCATTCACTCAAAGCACAGAGCCTTTCAATTTTTGTAAAATCCTGGCTGGATCAGAGGGTACATTAGCTTTTGCATATGATATTAAACTTAACCTCGTTCCACTTCCTTTCAAGGAAAAAGTGTTACAGTGTGTTCATTTCCACAGACTCAGGGATGCCTTTTATGGAAACCTCATTGCCTTAAAGTATTATCCCGGTGCAATTGAACTGATTGATCGGATAATCATTGAGCAGACGAAGCATAACATTGAACAACTGAAAAATCGTTTTTTTATTATTGGAGATCCGGCTGCCATTTTAATTATAGAATTTACAGGCAGCTCGCGCGAAGAGTTACTTGAAAAAACCTCCATACTTGAGGCTGAAATGCGACAACAGGACCTTGGTTATCATTTCTCTTACGTTTTCGGCAATGATATTAATAAAGTATGGAATCTGCGAAAAGCCGGCCTTGGACTATTGTCAAATATACCAGGTGATGCAAAACCTGTAGCGGTGATTGAAGATACCGCAGTAAATCCTAAAGTATTACCGGATTACATCGAAGAATTACAGAAATTGCTGAATAAATATAAGCTCAGTTGCACATATCATGCTCATATTGCCACAGGTGAACTCCATGTGCGACCTGTATTGAATATGAAAGATGAAAAACAGATACGCTTATTTCATGACATAGCTCTTGAAACAGCCAAACTTGTCAAGAAGTACAAAGGTTCATTCAGTGGGGAACATGGGGATGGACGTCTGAGAGGAGAATTTATACCTCTTATGATTGGGGAGAAAAATTACCATTTGCTTAAACGAATTAAGGCTGCATGGGATCCGGATAACATCTTTAATCCCGGTAAAATCACCGACACACCCCCCATCACAACCAACCTGAGGTATAAGCCAGGACAATTTACAAGGGATATACCTGTTTTTTTCGATTATACTACCACAATGGGTTTTCAAAGAGCAGTAGAACAATGCAATGGGTCGGGTGACTGCCGGAAGTCTGCTCTCATTGGCGGTACGATGTGTCCAAGTTATATGGCTACCATGGATGAAAATTTAACCACTCGTGCCAGAGCAAATATCCTTAGAGAGTTCATCTCAAACTCTACGAAAAAGAATCCTTTTAATCATAGGGAAATTTATGATATCCTCGATTTATGCCTCTCATGTAAAGGGTGTAAAGCCGAGTGTCCCTCCAGCGTTGACATCACAAAATATAAGGCAGAGTTTTTACAACATTATTATGATAAACATATTATTCCCTTCAGAACCAGAGCTATTGCGAATGTTGCCATACTGAACAAAGTATGTGCCCGGTTTCCTGCTTTCGTCAACTTCCTTATGAGTAAAAAAATCAGTTCCAAGTTAATAAAATGGATTCTGGGCTTTGCTGCACCACGTACTATGCCTTTGCTATTTGATACAACAATGACGCATTGGGCCGGAAAGAACCATCATCTGTTCTTTCCGTCAGGTAAGTACATTGGTAAGGTCTACTTTTTTGCCGATGAATTCACTGAGTATTATGATACTTCAATAGGCATTAAAGCTGTGCAACTACTCACCCACCTCGGCTATGAAGTGCAAATACCACATCATAAAGAAAGCGGAAGGTCTTTTCTGTCGAAAGGGCTGGTGAGGAAAGCCAAAAAACTGGCTAATCGAAATGTAGAACTTCTTCATCCTCTGATTTCCAAAGAAACACCATTAGTCGGGATCGAACCATCCACAATTTTAACTTTCAGGGATGAATATCCGGAACTCGTTAGGGCTGATCTAAGGATTGAAGCGAAGAATCTTTCAGCGCATGTATTTATGTTGGACGAATTTATAGCAAACGAAATAAAGGAAAATAGGATTATAAAGGAACAATTTACGAGAGAATCAAGACATATCATGCTTCATGGGCATTGTCACCAGAAAGCCCTATCTTCAACAACCTCATCAAAAGAAATACTTTCTTTACCTGAAAACTATACTGTTGAGGAAATACCCTCAGGATGTTGTGGCATGGCGGGTTCTTTTGGATTCGAAAAGGAGCATTATGAAATGTCAATGAAAGTGGGGGAACTGATATTGTTTCCTGCAGTAAGAAAGGCCACTTCAGATGTGCTAATAGCCGCAACAGGCACTAGTTGCCGGCATCATATAAAAGATGGCACCGGGAGGATTGCATATCATCCTGTCGAAATTCTTTATGATGCTTTATTGCGATAA
- a CDS encoding ribonuclease Z produces MTFSVTILGCNSAIPFPGRNPSAQVVNFNEKYYLIDCAEGTQMQMRKYGVPAQRINHVFISHIHGDHFFGLIGLISTYNLLERKSDLHIYGPPELEQIIAVQLEASATQLIYSLHFHPLKPDNKTVIFEDNELSIMTVPLNHRIPTCGFIFQEKIRPRNIKKGFLDEEKVSFDDIRKIKSGEDYLSKEGTLYKNSAITFSPPKPRCYAYISDTSYFESIIEQISGADLLYHESTFMQDKAATASEKYHSTSVEAATVAVKAKVKRLLLGHFSNRYDDLQPLLQEARTVFPESFLALDGEVFKIAADYRNKAS; encoded by the coding sequence ATGACATTTTCAGTGACCATTCTTGGCTGTAATTCAGCGATTCCTTTTCCCGGGCGTAATCCGAGTGCACAGGTCGTCAATTTTAATGAAAAGTATTATTTGATCGATTGTGCCGAGGGTACCCAGATGCAAATGCGAAAATATGGTGTCCCTGCACAACGAATAAACCATGTGTTTATCAGCCACATCCATGGTGATCATTTTTTTGGTCTTATTGGTCTGATATCTACATATAATCTCCTTGAACGTAAATCAGACCTTCATATTTACGGACCACCTGAACTTGAACAAATCATTGCTGTTCAGCTTGAGGCGTCAGCGACTCAATTAATATACTCACTTCATTTTCATCCGTTAAAACCGGATAATAAAACGGTGATTTTTGAGGATAATGAGTTAAGCATTATGACTGTTCCTCTCAATCATCGCATACCTACTTGCGGATTTATTTTCCAGGAAAAAATCCGCCCAAGGAATATTAAAAAAGGATTTCTGGATGAAGAGAAAGTTTCATTTGATGATATCAGAAAAATCAAATCCGGTGAAGATTATTTATCAAAAGAGGGAACACTTTATAAAAATAGTGCCATTACTTTTTCACCACCCAAGCCAAGATGTTATGCTTATATAAGTGATACATCTTATTTTGAATCTATTATTGAACAAATTTCGGGTGCCGATCTGCTTTATCACGAGTCTACTTTTATGCAGGATAAGGCGGCCACAGCTTCCGAAAAATATCACTCGACAAGCGTGGAAGCTGCGACAGTGGCCGTGAAAGCAAAAGTAAAAAGATTGCTACTTGGACATTTTTCAAACCGTTATGATGATTTGCAGCCGCTTCTTCAGGAAGCCAGAACCGTATTTCCGGAATCCTTTCTGGCGCTGGATGGGGAGGTGTTCAAAATCGCTGCCGATTATCGCAATAAAGCATCATAA